One part of the Oceanihabitans sp. IOP_32 genome encodes these proteins:
- a CDS encoding CusA/CzcA family heavy metal efflux RND transporter, with product MINKIISFSINNKFIIGLFIVALVGTGIWSMATIKLGSVPDITNNQVQVITVAPNLGTEDIEQFVTYPVELAMANLPDVIELRSVSRFGLSVVTIVFKDEAGTYLPRQLVQEKLTEVAGEIPEGFGTPFMAPITTGLGEIYQYTLKVKEGYEDKYDAMELRTIQDWIVKRQMALVPGVVEVNAFGGYVKQYEVAINPDKLKSFGITMNQVFEALKVNNANTGGAYIEKNHQANFIRGEGLARSISDLENTVVTTQNGSPVLVRDVAEKVGYGNQVRYGAFTQDGHESVGGQILMLKGESPSNVIENVEKRITEIQKSLPEGVYIDAFLSRSELIEATTSTVKTNLIEGALIVIFVLVLLLGSFRGGLIAASIIPLCLLFAFILMKQFGIWANLMSLGAIDFGIIVDGAVIIVEGTVFHIHQRMKKSNAIIGQSEMDEITYDSASKMMNSAFFGQLIVLIVFTPILFLTGVEGKMFRPMAFTFGFAVLGAIILCLTYVPMMSSLFLKPAKNQNSWFAKFENQMDRISDKIMDILNRAYLPILNFALRFRAGVVIGAIALLLITGFVFSNMGAEFVPKFDEGDIAFQALIKPGSSLTESIEASEKLQNLINEFPEVKTVVSRIGVAEIPTDPMPMDIADSYIILEKDKSKWTSADSKEELIEKIQEKISVVPGVNFVFTQPVELRFNELLTGVREDVAIKLYGEDLNVLADKVQEIAAVIRKVPGAADLNVEATSGLPQMTVVYNRAKMAQYGVTVDKLNDYVSASFSGEAAGVIFEGEKRFDVVIRLAEDFRQDINSLKNLYIDLPNGAQVPLKEVADISYKPGPMQISRDNTSRRISVGVNVRGRDVKSMVEEIQQKLETEVKLPPGYYVTYGGSFENLQRASDRLMIVVPIVLITIFVLLYFALNSFSQALMIYMAVPLAAIGGVFVLWIRGMPFSISAGVGFIVLFGVAVLNGLILINKFNELKDSGMTDIKKRIYEATHERLRPILLTAITTIMGFIPMAVSTSGGAEVQRPLATVVIGGMLTATFLTLVVIPILYYWLESRKERNNNDGAISYVNKSTNIVTVLLMVGGLMASGTAFAQDTNADGTIPKTLTVDEAIALAKQNYPSLKESQAFIEREQAMKGTSFDLGSTQVFTGKEEYGNNLPGVQTTIGVQQGNIDLLSGFSKSKFYKERIALGEKFYVANEQQLVRNVMQAYDQINYYKAQLRFAEQLDSVYINFREAAELRYETGETGKLEFIAASSEYQQIQVLKQQAYDDIEIAKRALKQYLGTDESIETVNDFYEPLDFMANLDSTSVANNPILQYALQNAEVSKANVGVEKSQLLPKFSLSFGRQVVDDVSGFNTYQAGISIPLWFFPQKSRIKAAKADAMVAENQYLEQKATTESRVSQLFKSLEKTRKILQYYEEGALLLAEEQITTAELASKEGEIDYVNYITILNSAIRIKQTHLEYINQYNQQSIEVQYQLGNL from the coding sequence ATGATTAACAAAATCATTTCATTTTCCATTAATAACAAGTTTATTATTGGGCTTTTTATAGTGGCGCTTGTAGGTACGGGCATTTGGTCTATGGCCACTATAAAACTGGGTTCTGTACCCGATATTACCAACAACCAAGTACAGGTTATTACCGTTGCCCCAAATTTAGGGACTGAAGATATTGAGCAATTTGTAACCTATCCGGTAGAATTGGCAATGGCAAACCTTCCTGACGTTATCGAGCTGCGTTCCGTATCTCGTTTTGGGCTGTCTGTGGTTACCATTGTCTTTAAGGACGAGGCAGGTACTTATCTTCCCCGGCAATTAGTGCAGGAGAAATTAACGGAAGTTGCTGGCGAAATCCCCGAAGGCTTCGGCACACCATTTATGGCACCAATAACTACGGGTCTGGGCGAAATCTACCAATACACCCTAAAAGTAAAAGAAGGCTACGAAGATAAATACGATGCTATGGAGCTTCGTACCATACAGGATTGGATTGTAAAACGCCAAATGGCATTAGTCCCAGGAGTGGTAGAGGTTAATGCTTTTGGAGGCTATGTAAAGCAGTACGAAGTTGCCATAAACCCTGATAAACTAAAAAGTTTTGGCATTACAATGAATCAGGTTTTTGAAGCCCTGAAAGTTAATAACGCAAATACCGGAGGTGCGTATATTGAAAAAAACCATCAGGCCAATTTTATTCGTGGCGAAGGCTTGGCGCGTAGCATTTCAGATTTGGAAAACACCGTTGTAACCACACAAAACGGAAGCCCTGTTTTAGTGCGGGATGTCGCCGAAAAAGTGGGCTATGGAAATCAAGTGCGCTATGGTGCGTTTACCCAAGATGGCCACGAATCTGTTGGTGGACAAATACTAATGCTGAAAGGCGAAAGTCCAAGTAACGTTATAGAAAATGTTGAAAAGCGTATAACCGAAATCCAAAAATCCCTGCCGGAAGGCGTTTATATTGATGCTTTTTTAAGTCGAAGTGAACTTATTGAGGCAACCACAAGTACCGTAAAAACAAACCTAATAGAAGGAGCGCTTATTGTCATATTTGTTTTGGTCTTGCTTTTGGGAAGCTTCCGTGGAGGATTGATTGCTGCTTCAATCATTCCCTTATGCCTATTATTTGCATTTATTTTAATGAAACAATTTGGCATTTGGGCAAACCTGATGTCGTTGGGGGCAATTGATTTTGGGATTATTGTTGACGGGGCGGTAATTATAGTGGAGGGTACGGTATTCCACATTCATCAACGGATGAAAAAATCCAATGCCATTATAGGACAATCCGAAATGGATGAAATAACCTACGATTCTGCAAGTAAAATGATGAATTCTGCCTTTTTCGGACAATTAATCGTTCTCATTGTTTTCACACCTATTTTGTTCTTGACCGGCGTAGAAGGAAAAATGTTCCGGCCAATGGCATTCACTTTTGGTTTTGCTGTTTTAGGAGCGATTATCCTTTGTCTTACATACGTGCCAATGATGTCGTCCTTATTTTTAAAACCTGCTAAAAATCAAAACAGTTGGTTTGCCAAATTTGAAAACCAGATGGATAGGATAAGCGATAAAATTATGGATATTTTAAATCGGGCTTATTTACCCATACTTAATTTTGCACTTCGCTTTCGAGCCGGTGTCGTTATAGGTGCGATTGCATTGCTATTAATTACAGGATTTGTATTTAGCAATATGGGAGCAGAATTTGTCCCTAAATTTGATGAAGGAGATATTGCCTTTCAGGCCTTGATAAAACCGGGGAGTAGTCTTACAGAATCCATTGAGGCTTCAGAAAAACTTCAGAACTTAATCAATGAATTTCCGGAAGTAAAAACAGTGGTTTCACGGATTGGTGTGGCCGAAATACCAACAGACCCAATGCCTATGGATATTGCGGATAGTTACATTATTCTTGAAAAAGACAAGAGTAAATGGACTTCCGCAGACAGTAAAGAAGAACTCATAGAAAAAATTCAAGAAAAAATTTCAGTAGTTCCCGGAGTAAACTTCGTGTTTACACAACCTGTCGAACTTCGATTTAATGAATTGCTTACAGGTGTTCGTGAGGACGTAGCCATCAAATTATATGGAGAAGATTTAAACGTGTTGGCAGATAAGGTTCAGGAAATTGCTGCGGTCATACGGAAAGTTCCCGGTGCAGCAGACCTTAACGTAGAGGCTACAAGTGGTTTGCCCCAAATGACCGTGGTGTATAACCGCGCAAAAATGGCTCAATACGGAGTAACCGTTGACAAGCTGAATGATTATGTGAGTGCATCGTTTTCAGGAGAAGCCGCAGGTGTGATTTTTGAGGGCGAAAAACGCTTTGATGTAGTCATTCGTTTGGCGGAAGACTTTAGGCAAGACATCAACAGCCTTAAGAATTTGTATATCGATTTGCCAAACGGAGCGCAAGTGCCTTTAAAGGAAGTCGCGGACATCAGTTACAAACCAGGACCAATGCAGATTTCAAGGGACAATACCTCGCGGCGTATTTCGGTTGGTGTCAATGTTCGTGGGCGAGATGTAAAATCGATGGTTGAGGAGATTCAGCAAAAACTGGAAACGGAAGTGAAACTGCCACCGGGATATTATGTTACTTACGGAGGGTCATTTGAAAACCTGCAACGTGCGTCAGACCGATTGATGATCGTAGTCCCAATCGTTTTAATAACAATATTTGTTCTGCTTTACTTTGCTTTGAATTCATTTTCACAAGCCTTGATGATCTATATGGCGGTACCTTTGGCAGCCATAGGTGGCGTTTTCGTTTTGTGGATTCGTGGAATGCCTTTCAGTATTTCGGCGGGAGTCGGGTTTATCGTACTCTTCGGAGTTGCCGTATTAAACGGCTTGATTCTTATAAACAAATTCAATGAACTAAAAGACAGTGGAATGACAGATATAAAAAAACGTATATACGAAGCTACGCACGAACGTTTACGTCCAATTTTATTGACAGCCATTACAACAATTATGGGCTTTATCCCAATGGCGGTTTCCACCTCTGGTGGTGCCGAAGTACAACGACCATTGGCAACAGTAGTGATTGGAGGAATGCTTACGGCAACCTTTCTGACCTTGGTGGTTATTCCTATTCTTTATTACTGGCTCGAATCGAGAAAAGAACGAAACAATAACGATGGAGCTATAAGCTATGTCAACAAATCAACTAACATTGTAACCGTATTATTGATGGTTGGCGGTTTGATGGCTTCTGGAACTGCTTTTGCCCAAGACACCAATGCAGATGGAACAATTCCAAAAACCTTGACCGTGGATGAGGCCATCGCTTTGGCAAAACAGAATTATCCTTCTCTTAAAGAAAGTCAAGCCTTTATAGAACGTGAACAGGCTATGAAAGGCACAAGTTTCGACTTGGGCAGTACGCAAGTTTTTACGGGAAAGGAAGAATATGGCAATAATCTTCCCGGAGTACAGACTACCATTGGTGTGCAACAGGGCAACATTGATTTGCTTTCAGGATTTTCAAAATCGAAGTTTTACAAAGAGCGTATTGCCTTGGGAGAAAAGTTTTATGTGGCCAATGAACAACAGTTGGTGCGCAATGTGATGCAAGCCTATGACCAAATTAATTATTACAAGGCACAGTTGCGTTTTGCAGAACAGCTGGATAGTGTTTATATTAATTTTAGGGAGGCTGCTGAATTGCGTTATGAAACAGGGGAAACCGGGAAATTGGAATTTATTGCAGCATCTTCGGAATATCAGCAAATACAAGTATTAAAACAACAAGCCTATGATGATATTGAAATTGCCAAACGTGCTTTAAAACAGTATTTGGGAACGGATGAAAGCATTGAAACGGTGAACGATTTTTACGAGCCATTGGATTTTATGGCAAATTTGGATTCTACCTCGGTAGCAAACAACCCAATATTGCAATATGCGTTGCAGAACGCCGAAGTAAGTAAAGCAAATGTGGGTGTTGAAAAATCGCAACTCCTACCGAAATTCAGTTTATCGTTTGGAAGGCAAGTAGTGGATGATGTTTCTGGATTCAATACCTATCAGGCAGGTATTAGTATTCCGTTATGGTTTTTTCCGCAGAAATCGAGGATAAAGGCAGCCAAGGCAGATGCAATGGTCGCAGAAAATCAATATTTGGAGCAAAAGGCAACCACCGAAAGTAGGGTGTCGCAATTGTTCAAATCCCTTGAAAAAACGCGGAAAATATTGCAGTATTATGAAGAAGGCGCATTGCTTTTGGCGGAAGAACAAATAACCACCGCAGAATTGGCATCCAAGGAAGGCGAAATAGATTATGTCAACTATATAACCATCCTTAACAGTGCCATCAGGATAAAGCAAACACATTTGGAATACATCAATCAATACAACCAACAATCTATTGAGGTACAATATCAGTTGGGTAATCTATAA